One Comamonas endophytica DNA window includes the following coding sequences:
- the flgK gene encoding flagellar hook-associated protein FlgK, with the protein MSLLNVGSGALMANQIALQTIGNNIANANTAGYSRQSVSMGTNSGQDMGNGYVGNGVSVASIVRNYSALLNRQANTAGAVQAADLARASSLAQMQEAFSGGESGLGAAMNEMLNAFSDVVNAPTDLTARNVVLTRMTELAGRFKAASSSLDELDYTNKLQIQNDVTLVNSLAAQVAGLNTQISRSQAAGLMPNDLLDKRDQLVREMNQYVQTSQVDGADGTLNLFVGGSQALVLGANASQLSVSESLQYPGSGKLALYFTQPGNTPVELSAGMVGGGEVAGLLKFNNDDLSEGRNLLGRLAQVIGTAMNAQQTQGLTLSGAAGSPLFSQITQMPGYTAIEGVSASVSFVDTRSSANPKPVLDASAYVASDYEVVFGESGKVNLVRLSDGLTRSYDDVAQLSAQTIDGLQFNISGSGKLNETVLFKPFSSAASSMEALVLSPQDLAVSNAVTANISAGNGGSLQLAGLKVTGAGLPDAASAGVEIRFAVDPATSAVTYTASNGASGSYVPGQPIRIDGWEITLTGTPHAGDSVMVSNARSPALGDNWKRDAGNATAFLALRDAKLFDGGTTLSDGFSTLIAQVGTRTQSAKLAADLSGTIAKNLEADRTSVSGVNLDEEAAKLLQYQQAYQASAKMLQIAQSIFESMISTVGR; encoded by the coding sequence ATGAGTCTTCTGAATGTCGGTTCCGGCGCCCTGATGGCCAACCAGATCGCCCTGCAGACCATCGGCAACAACATCGCCAACGCCAACACCGCGGGCTACTCGCGCCAGAGCGTGTCGATGGGCACGAATTCCGGCCAGGACATGGGCAACGGCTACGTGGGCAACGGCGTGAGCGTGGCCTCGATCGTGCGCAATTACAGCGCGCTGCTCAACCGCCAGGCCAACACCGCGGGCGCGGTCCAGGCAGCCGACCTGGCGCGCGCCAGTTCGCTGGCGCAGATGCAGGAGGCGTTCTCGGGCGGCGAAAGCGGCCTGGGCGCGGCAATGAACGAGATGCTCAACGCGTTTTCCGACGTGGTCAACGCGCCCACCGACCTGACGGCGCGCAACGTGGTGCTGACGCGCATGACCGAACTGGCCGGGCGCTTCAAGGCGGCCTCTTCCAGCCTGGACGAACTCGACTACACCAACAAGCTGCAGATCCAGAACGACGTGACGCTGGTCAACAGCCTGGCCGCCCAGGTCGCCGGGCTCAACACCCAGATCAGCCGCTCGCAGGCCGCCGGCCTGATGCCCAACGACCTGCTCGACAAGCGCGACCAGCTGGTGCGCGAGATGAACCAGTATGTGCAGACCAGCCAGGTCGACGGCGCCGACGGCACGCTCAACCTGTTCGTCGGCGGCAGCCAGGCGCTGGTGCTGGGCGCGAACGCATCGCAGCTGTCGGTCAGCGAATCCCTGCAATATCCGGGCAGCGGCAAGCTGGCGCTGTATTTCACCCAGCCGGGCAACACGCCGGTGGAGCTCAGCGCCGGCATGGTCGGCGGCGGCGAGGTCGCGGGCCTGCTCAAGTTCAACAACGACGACCTGTCCGAAGGCCGCAACCTGCTGGGCCGCCTGGCGCAGGTGATCGGCACCGCGATGAACGCGCAGCAGACCCAGGGCCTGACGCTGTCGGGCGCCGCGGGCAGCCCGCTGTTCTCGCAGATCACGCAGATGCCGGGCTATACCGCGATCGAAGGCGTCTCGGCCTCGGTGAGCTTCGTGGACACGCGCTCCAGCGCCAATCCCAAGCCGGTGCTCGACGCCTCGGCCTATGTGGCCTCCGACTACGAAGTGGTGTTCGGCGAGAGCGGCAAGGTCAATCTGGTGCGCCTGTCCGACGGGCTGACGCGCAGCTATGACGATGTGGCGCAGCTCTCCGCGCAGACCATCGACGGGCTGCAGTTCAATATCTCCGGCAGCGGCAAGCTCAACGAGACGGTGCTGTTCAAGCCCTTCAGCAGCGCCGCCTCCAGCATGGAAGCGCTGGTGCTGTCGCCCCAGGATCTGGCCGTGTCCAACGCCGTCACCGCCAATATCAGCGCGGGCAATGGCGGTTCGCTGCAGTTGGCGGGGCTGAAGGTGACGGGCGCGGGCCTTCCCGACGCGGCTTCCGCCGGCGTGGAAATCCGCTTTGCCGTCGACCCCGCCACCTCGGCCGTGACCTACACCGCCAGCAACGGCGCCAGCGGCAGCTACGTGCCGGGCCAGCCGATCAGGATCGATGGCTGGGAGATCACGCTGACCGGCACGCCGCATGCGGGCGACAGCGTCATGGTCTCCAACGCCAGGAGCCCCGCGCTGGGCGACAACTGGAAGCGCGATGCCGGCAACGCCACGGCCTTTCTCGCCTTGCGCGACGCCAAGCTGTTCGACGGCGGCACCACGCTCAGCGACGGCTTCTCGACGCTGATCGCCCAGGTCGGCACGCGCACCCAGAGCGCCAAGCTGGCCGCCGACCTCTCGGGCACGATTGCCAAGAACCTCGAGGCCGACCGTACCTCGGTCTCGGGCGTCAACCTCGACGAGGAAGCCGCCAAGCTGCTGCAGTACCAGCAGGCCTACCAGGCCTCGGCCAAGATGCTGCAGATCGCGCAGAGCATTTTCGAAAGCATGATCTCCACGGTCGGCCGCTGA
- the flgL gene encoding flagellar hook-associated protein FlgL: MNNSITRLGSANMYDRTVNNLAERQAKLANLMESTSAGKRVLRASDDPVAAAQAERARTRMDRTEADQRALDAQVSIIKEGESTLGLANNALQEFRALMVNAGNGAYTQTERDALVAQLSSLRAQIADHANAADSNGLPLFRGLGSAEQPLQGGSFLGQSGQTSSNTNGIANTLDGVAAFMNVPTGNGVLAVNRSAASTGKAWTDIGTITDPSAAAAAASANPPIGITFSVGADGSTSYSIAGGTAVPYKSGEKISVAGMSLTVTGQPADGDSFTIGASERSDLFSVLDSAIAAVRSSVNADGSTASGTLAHGVAKALAEIDSGMNRMQAVRGMAGDLLNRADTLSANLSARSVQLEADRSAAEDVDMITALSELKTQQTGYSAALQSYAQIQKLSLFDYIG, from the coding sequence ATGAACAACAGCATCACCCGCCTTGGCTCCGCCAACATGTACGACCGCACGGTCAACAACCTGGCCGAGCGCCAGGCCAAGCTCGCCAACCTGATGGAGAGCACCAGCGCCGGCAAGCGCGTGCTGCGCGCCAGCGACGACCCGGTCGCGGCCGCGCAGGCCGAGCGCGCGCGCACGCGCATGGACCGCACCGAAGCCGACCAGCGCGCGCTGGACGCGCAGGTCTCGATCATCAAGGAAGGCGAATCGACGCTGGGCCTGGCCAACAATGCGCTGCAGGAATTCCGCGCGCTGATGGTGAACGCCGGCAACGGCGCCTATACGCAGACCGAGCGCGATGCGCTGGTGGCCCAGTTGAGCTCGCTGCGCGCCCAGATCGCCGACCACGCCAACGCCGCCGACAGCAACGGTCTGCCCCTGTTCCGCGGGCTGGGCAGCGCCGAGCAGCCGCTGCAGGGCGGCAGCTTCCTGGGCCAATCGGGCCAGACCAGCAGCAATACCAACGGCATTGCCAACACGCTCGACGGCGTGGCCGCCTTCATGAACGTGCCCACCGGCAACGGCGTGCTGGCCGTGAACCGCAGCGCGGCCAGCACCGGCAAGGCCTGGACCGACATCGGCACCATCACCGACCCCTCGGCCGCCGCGGCCGCAGCCAGCGCCAACCCGCCGATCGGCATCACGTTCAGCGTCGGCGCGGACGGCAGCACCAGCTACAGCATTGCCGGCGGCACTGCCGTGCCCTACAAGTCGGGCGAGAAGATCAGCGTGGCCGGCATGAGCCTGACTGTCACCGGCCAGCCGGCCGATGGCGACAGCTTCACCATCGGCGCCAGCGAGCGCAGCGACCTGTTCAGCGTGCTGGACTCGGCGATCGCCGCGGTGCGCAGCAGCGTCAATGCCGATGGCAGCACGGCCTCGGGCACGCTGGCGCATGGCGTGGCCAAGGCGCTGGCTGAGATCGACAGCGGCATGAACCGCATGCAGGCCGTGCGCGGCATGGCTGGCGACCTGCTCAACCGCGCCGACACCCTGTCGGCCAACCTCAGCGCGCGCTCGGTGCAACTCGAGGCAGACCGCTCGGCGGCCGAAGATGTCGATATGATTACAGCGCTGTCGGAGCTGAAGACGCAGCAGACCGGCTACTCGGCCGCGCTGCAGTCCTATGCCCAGATCCAGAAGCTCTCGCTGTTCGACTATATCGGTTAA
- a CDS encoding HDOD domain-containing protein, whose translation MALPALSSLTLGYRPLWNKDRALAGVQLYLDCDPALDPDVPHFLRILQEMWSQAAPPLLLSPQTHQLLGALLEHAPAGSPWIEVRGDWLENSTLYEQARAAQARGLKLVWRGALADLPDAGTAQWFANSLLQLDSAQSGALLDGQMYESLPSRTLLEQCLDGHRAAAVAGWPTEDVLQQLRGRAAQPCRKQVLALMQAIDAEQSLETFEDILGRDPVLAYRFMLYTNSAALGLRTGVDSLRRGLVMLGYGTLQRWLSDQLPHADTEPDLQPVRAAMVMRGHLTEQLVEAGMGHELQREVYLCGLFSQLELLLGEPLANSLRRLPLSERIYQAIIGKTGPYAPSLALAEALESPDGATVRALCRTHGMELEGVNRNLLKMLRDAGAGKVAGR comes from the coding sequence ATGGCCCTGCCCGCACTCAGCTCCCTGACACTTGGCTACAGGCCGCTCTGGAACAAGGACCGTGCGCTGGCCGGCGTGCAGCTCTATCTCGATTGCGACCCGGCGCTGGACCCGGATGTGCCGCACTTCCTGCGCATCCTGCAGGAAATGTGGAGCCAGGCGGCGCCGCCGCTGCTGCTGTCGCCCCAGACGCACCAGCTGCTCGGCGCGCTGCTGGAGCATGCGCCCGCGGGCAGCCCCTGGATCGAGGTGCGCGGCGACTGGCTCGAGAATTCCACCCTCTACGAACAGGCCCGGGCCGCGCAGGCGCGCGGGCTCAAGCTCGTGTGGCGCGGCGCGCTGGCCGACCTGCCCGACGCCGGCACCGCGCAGTGGTTCGCCAACAGCCTGCTGCAGCTCGACTCCGCGCAGTCCGGCGCCCTGCTGGACGGCCAGATGTACGAGAGCCTGCCCAGCCGTACGCTGCTCGAGCAGTGCCTCGACGGCCACCGCGCGGCCGCTGTTGCCGGCTGGCCCACCGAGGACGTGCTGCAGCAGCTGCGCGGCCGCGCCGCCCAGCCCTGCCGCAAGCAGGTGCTGGCATTGATGCAGGCCATCGATGCCGAGCAGTCGCTCGAGACCTTCGAGGACATCCTGGGGCGTGATCCCGTGCTGGCCTACCGCTTCATGCTCTATACCAATTCGGCGGCGCTGGGCCTGCGCACGGGCGTCGATTCGCTGCGCCGCGGCCTGGTCATGCTGGGCTACGGCACGCTGCAGCGCTGGCTCAGCGACCAGTTGCCGCATGCCGACACCGAACCCGACCTGCAGCCGGTGCGCGCGGCGATGGTCATGCGCGGCCATCTCACGGAGCAGCTGGTCGAGGCCGGCATGGGGCACGAGCTGCAGCGCGAGGTCTACCTGTGCGGCCTGTTCTCGCAGCTCGAGCTGCTGCTGGGCGAGCCGCTGGCCAACAGCCTGCGCCGCCTGCCGCTGTCCGAGCGCATCTACCAGGCGATCATCGGCAAGACCGGCCCCTACGCCCCCAGCCTGGCGCTGGCCGAGGCGCTGGAATCCCCCGACGGGGCCACCGTGCGTGCGCTGTGCAGGACGCATGGGATGGAGCTCGAAGGGGTGAACCGGAATCTGTTGAAGATGCTGCGGGATGCGGGGGCGGGGAAGGTGGCGGGGCGGTGA
- a CDS encoding LysE family translocator: MPLVEFTALLVLAAAMSFSPGPNTTLAATLAANHGLRPSLRFVCAVPFGWCLLLLLTSAGVGALVLAVPALRWAIKALGIGYLLWLALRLSRTGQLAQAGGNGLAVPFWQGVGLQFVNIKAWLLMFAVVAGWIAGRPDAWQRLTVALPVMAFFALSSNLLYACVGALLRGWLAQGQRLLWFNRLMALLLVLTAAWMLAA, translated from the coding sequence ATGCCCCTCGTCGAATTCACCGCCCTGCTCGTGCTCGCCGCCGCCATGAGCTTCAGCCCCGGTCCCAACACCACCCTGGCCGCCACGCTGGCCGCCAACCACGGCCTGCGGCCCAGCCTGCGCTTCGTCTGCGCCGTGCCCTTTGGCTGGTGCCTGCTGCTGCTGCTCACCTCCGCGGGCGTGGGCGCGCTGGTGCTGGCGGTGCCGGCGCTGCGCTGGGCCATCAAGGCGCTGGGCATCGGCTACCTGCTGTGGCTGGCGCTGCGGCTGAGCCGCACCGGCCAGCTGGCGCAGGCCGGAGGCAACGGGCTGGCGGTGCCCTTCTGGCAGGGCGTGGGGCTGCAGTTCGTCAATATCAAGGCCTGGCTGCTGATGTTTGCCGTGGTGGCCGGCTGGATCGCGGGCCGCCCCGATGCCTGGCAGCGGCTGACGGTGGCGCTGCCGGTCATGGCCTTCTTTGCGCTCAGCAGCAATCTGCTCTATGCCTGCGTGGGCGCGCTGCTGCGCGGCTGGCTGGCGCAGGGGCAGCGGCTGCTGTGGTTCAACCGGCTGATGGCGCTGCTGCTGGTGCTGACCGCCGCCTGGATGCTGGCGGCCTGA
- a CDS encoding PLP-dependent aminotransferase family protein, with the protein MTNWTLAARAAKMNPSAIREILKLTDRPGIISLAGGLPSPKAFPLSAFTEACAAVMARDGASALQYSTSEGFAPLRQAVADLLPWDVHPDQVLITTGSQQALDLIGKVFLDKDSRMLVETPTYLGALQAFAPQEPIAVSVASDDEGMLIDDFAAQAGSGADKARLAYVLPNFQNPTGRTMSDARRSALVAKAAELNIPLIEDNPYGDLWFDEEPPLPLAARNPAGVIYMGSFSKVLAPGLRLGYLVAPLEVYPKFLQAKQAADLHTPGFNQRVVSEVIKDGFLDRHVPTIRTLYKAQRDTMLAALEREMAGLDVKWTRPVGGMFLWVTLPEGMNAQSLLASAVERHVAFVPGAPFYAENPDPRTLRLSYVTASSDEINTAIAALADAIRTTLAGASLAVA; encoded by the coding sequence ATGACGAATTGGACCCTGGCGGCGCGTGCGGCCAAGATGAATCCTTCCGCGATCCGCGAGATCCTCAAGCTCACCGACCGGCCCGGCATCATCAGCCTGGCCGGCGGCTTGCCCTCGCCCAAGGCCTTTCCGCTGAGCGCCTTCACCGAGGCCTGCGCCGCTGTCATGGCGCGCGACGGCGCGTCCGCGCTGCAGTATTCGACCAGCGAGGGCTTCGCGCCGCTGCGCCAGGCGGTGGCCGACCTGCTGCCCTGGGACGTGCATCCCGACCAGGTGCTGATCACCACCGGCTCGCAGCAGGCGCTGGACCTGATCGGCAAGGTGTTCCTCGACAAGGACAGCCGCATGCTGGTCGAGACCCCCACCTACCTGGGCGCGCTGCAGGCCTTCGCGCCGCAGGAGCCGATTGCCGTCAGCGTCGCCAGCGACGACGAGGGCATGCTGATCGACGATTTCGCGGCGCAAGCCGGCAGCGGCGCCGACAAGGCGCGCCTGGCCTATGTGCTGCCCAACTTCCAGAACCCCACGGGCCGCACCATGAGCGATGCGCGCCGCTCGGCGCTGGTGGCCAAGGCGGCCGAGCTGAACATTCCGCTGATCGAGGACAACCCCTACGGCGACCTGTGGTTCGACGAGGAGCCGCCGCTGCCGCTGGCCGCGCGCAATCCGGCCGGCGTCATCTACATGGGTTCCTTCTCCAAGGTGCTGGCCCCGGGCCTGCGCCTGGGCTACCTGGTGGCGCCGCTCGAGGTCTATCCGAAGTTCCTGCAGGCCAAGCAGGCGGCCGACCTGCACACGCCCGGCTTCAACCAGCGCGTGGTGTCCGAGGTCATCAAGGACGGCTTCCTGGACCGCCATGTGCCGACCATCCGCACGCTCTACAAGGCCCAGCGCGACACCATGCTGGCCGCGCTCGAGCGCGAAATGGCCGGCCTGGACGTCAAGTGGACGCGCCCCGTCGGCGGCATGTTCCTCTGGGTCACGCTGCCCGAAGGCATGAATGCCCAGAGCCTGCTGGCTTCGGCCGTCGAGCGCCATGTGGCCTTCGTGCCGGGCGCGCCCTTCTACGCCGAGAACCCCGATCCGCGCACGCTGCGCCTATCCTATGTGACGGCCTCGAGCGACGAGATCAACACCGCGATTGCGGCGCTGGCCGACGCCATCCGCACCACGCTGGCCGGCGCTTCCCTGGCCGTCGCCTGA
- a CDS encoding PhzF family phenazine biosynthesis protein, with translation MPAPRARTFAQVDVFTQVALRGNPVAVVLDGEGLDDAAMQAFASWTQLSETTFVLPPTPAARAAGADYQLRIFTPGGELPFAGHPTLGSCHAWLAHGGKPQSATHIVQECKKGLVSIARQGDGTLAFAAPALARSAPEPQLLAAVLQALALTPDRVIAAEQLDNGPLWLGLLLDSPETVLALDPDHARLKALGQKVGVAALYPAGDAPALIKRSSREARAFAQAPARAAVQLEVRAFAAATGINEDPVTGSLNASLAQWLIAEGRLQAPYVASQGSCLGRDGWVHVAADEQGRLWIGGQTVGCIQGTVLL, from the coding sequence ATGCCGGCGCCCCGCGCACGCACCTTCGCGCAGGTCGATGTGTTCACGCAGGTGGCGCTGCGCGGCAACCCGGTGGCCGTGGTGCTCGATGGCGAAGGGCTCGATGACGCGGCCATGCAGGCCTTTGCCTCATGGACCCAGCTGTCCGAAACCACCTTCGTGCTGCCGCCCACGCCCGCGGCGCGCGCCGCAGGAGCCGACTACCAGCTGCGCATCTTCACGCCCGGGGGCGAGCTGCCCTTCGCGGGGCATCCGACGCTGGGCAGCTGCCACGCCTGGCTGGCCCATGGCGGCAAGCCGCAGTCGGCCACGCATATCGTGCAGGAATGCAAAAAGGGGCTGGTGAGCATCGCGCGCCAGGGTGACGGCACGCTGGCATTTGCCGCGCCGGCCCTTGCGCGCAGCGCGCCCGAGCCGCAGCTGCTGGCGGCGGTGCTGCAGGCGCTGGCGCTCACGCCCGATCGGGTGATTGCCGCCGAGCAGCTCGACAATGGCCCGCTGTGGCTGGGCCTGCTGCTCGACAGCCCCGAGACCGTGCTCGCGCTCGACCCGGACCATGCACGGCTCAAGGCGCTGGGGCAGAAGGTCGGCGTGGCCGCGCTCTATCCTGCCGGCGATGCACCCGCACTGATCAAGCGCTCGAGCCGCGAGGCGCGCGCGTTTGCCCAGGCACCCGCGCGGGCCGCGGTGCAGCTCGAGGTGCGCGCCTTTGCCGCGGCCACGGGCATCAACGAGGACCCGGTCACGGGCAGCCTCAACGCCAGCCTGGCGCAGTGGCTCATTGCCGAAGGCCGGCTGCAGGCGCCCTACGTTGCCAGCCAGGGCAGCTGCCTGGGGCGCGATGGCTGGGTGCATGTTGCGGCCGACGAACAGGGCCGGCTCTGGATCGGCGGGCAGACGGTGGGCTGCATCCAGGGCACGGTGCTGCTGTAG
- a CDS encoding histidine phosphatase family protein: MGTLYLVRHGQASFGADNYDQLSARGHEQARRLGEYWRERSMVFDAVLVGGLRRHGQTLDGIGEGLEGLTAPVTALPALNEYDSQALLAAIHPQPLPRPDTPELYRQHFRMLCDALAQWMAGVISPQGMPSWNDFSAGVRGVLEQVRQQHSGHNVLLVSSGGPICAAIGQVLGTSPEATIALNMRLRNSAVTEFSISPKRLMLQTFNTLNHLDSDAHRGWVTHA; encoded by the coding sequence ATGGGAACCCTCTATCTCGTGCGCCATGGCCAGGCCTCGTTTGGCGCCGACAACTATGACCAGCTCAGCGCGCGCGGCCACGAGCAGGCGCGGCGCCTGGGCGAATACTGGCGCGAGCGCTCCATGGTGTTCGACGCGGTGCTGGTCGGCGGCCTGCGGCGCCACGGCCAGACGCTGGACGGCATCGGCGAAGGCCTCGAAGGGCTCACGGCGCCGGTGACGGCGCTGCCCGCCCTCAATGAATACGACAGCCAGGCACTGCTGGCCGCGATCCACCCCCAGCCGCTGCCGCGCCCCGACACGCCCGAGCTCTACCGCCAGCACTTCCGCATGCTGTGCGACGCGCTGGCGCAGTGGATGGCCGGCGTGATCAGTCCCCAGGGCATGCCCAGCTGGAACGATTTCTCGGCCGGCGTGCGCGGCGTGCTCGAGCAGGTGCGCCAGCAGCACAGCGGGCACAACGTGCTGCTGGTGAGCAGCGGCGGGCCGATCTGCGCGGCCATCGGTCAGGTGCTGGGCACTTCTCCCGAGGCCACGATCGCGCTGAACATGCGCTTGCGCAACAGTGCGGTGACGGAGTTCAGCATCAGTCCGAAGAGGTTGATGCTGCAGACGTTCAATACTCTGAACCATCTGGATAGCGATGCGCATCGGGGGTGGGTGACGCATGCGTGA
- a CDS encoding creatininase family protein codes for MAGMSPTSHASPPRWPSRWWAQASARDFALAQTNGLAAETVALLPVAATEQHGPHLPLSVDATLAQGVLDAALALLPPELPLLCLPPQDIGLSMEHQAYAGTLTLSPATLIALWCELGACVARAGVRKLLLFNGHGGQVSAMDIVARELRARHGLLVYSSSWYGLVDDAANQQFCAHEHRFGIHGGEVETSMMLHLAPETVAMEHARNFASTSEDRSRRYALLGNGRSAKMGWAIQDYNPAGAVGNAVAATAERGRVMVEASARGLAQLVQEIHALPGSTVVSEARPF; via the coding sequence ATGGCAGGCATGTCTCCGACCTCTCATGCATCCCCGCCCCGCTGGCCCTCGCGCTGGTGGGCCCAGGCCTCGGCGCGCGACTTCGCCCTGGCCCAGACCAACGGGTTGGCGGCCGAAACCGTGGCGCTGCTGCCGGTCGCGGCCACCGAGCAGCATGGTCCGCACCTGCCGTTATCCGTGGATGCGACACTCGCGCAAGGCGTGCTCGACGCGGCGCTGGCGCTGCTGCCGCCCGAGCTGCCGCTGCTGTGCCTGCCGCCGCAGGACATCGGCCTGAGCATGGAACACCAGGCCTATGCCGGCACCCTGACCCTGTCGCCCGCGACGCTGATCGCGCTGTGGTGCGAGCTCGGCGCCTGCGTGGCGCGCGCCGGCGTGCGCAAGCTGCTGCTGTTCAACGGCCATGGCGGCCAGGTCAGCGCGATGGACATCGTCGCGCGCGAACTGCGCGCCCGCCATGGCCTGCTGGTCTACAGCAGCAGCTGGTACGGGCTGGTGGACGACGCCGCGAACCAGCAGTTCTGCGCGCACGAGCACCGCTTCGGCATCCATGGCGGCGAGGTCGAGACCTCGATGATGCTGCATCTCGCGCCCGAGACCGTGGCCATGGAGCATGCGCGCAATTTCGCATCCACTTCCGAAGACCGCTCAAGGCGATACGCCTTGCTGGGCAATGGGCGCAGCGCGAAGATGGGCTGGGCGATACAGGATTACAACCCGGCGGGAGCGGTGGGGAATGCGGTGGCGGCTACGGCGGAGCGAGGGCGGGTGATGGTGGAGGCTTCGGCAAGGGGGCTGGCGCAGCTGGTGCAGGAGATTCATGCGCTGCCGGGGTCAACGGTGGTGAGTGAAGCCCGTCCGTTTTAG
- a CDS encoding MATE family efflux transporter, with translation MASTTRDLTQGPIGKTLLVFSLPILAGNVLQSLNGSINAIWVGRYLGEAAITATANANNVLFALIGLVFGIGMAATILVAQAMGARNLPQAKRVIGTSATLFGAASVAIAALGWLFSAHILGWLGTPPEALPLAEAYLRVIFLAIPLLYLFAFVSAVMRGAGDTRTPFYFLLLVVLLDTAFNPLFIFGWGPVPRMGISGSAMATLVAHTIGFAALLGWLRWRDHPLWIGSDELRLFKPDLQLLRALVMKGLPMGAQMVMISMAMLMLMGMVNSHGVQLSSAYGAALQLWTYVQMPAMAIGAACSSIAAQNVGAKLWARVDATARAGVICNVLMTGALILAAVAADRYVLAMFLPEGSAALETARHLNHIAIGSFLFFGVTFVLSGVVRSTGAVVAPLVILAIALWGVRLPVAQWLQPLWGVDAIWWSFPISAACAMLLSMGYYRWGGWRQARMIEPVEEQLATPAEVAALPPSPVCCQSLAPEPAPELPRGLAPAR, from the coding sequence ATGGCATCCACTACCCGCGACCTGACCCAAGGCCCGATCGGCAAGACACTGCTGGTGTTCTCGCTGCCGATCCTGGCCGGCAACGTATTGCAATCGCTCAACGGCTCGATCAATGCGATCTGGGTCGGGCGCTATCTGGGCGAGGCGGCGATCACTGCCACGGCCAATGCCAACAATGTGCTGTTCGCGCTGATCGGGCTGGTGTTCGGCATCGGCATGGCGGCCACCATCCTCGTGGCTCAGGCGATGGGCGCGCGCAACCTGCCCCAGGCCAAGCGCGTGATCGGCACCAGCGCCACGCTGTTCGGCGCGGCCTCGGTCGCCATCGCGGCGCTGGGCTGGCTGTTCTCGGCGCATATCCTGGGCTGGCTCGGCACGCCGCCCGAGGCGCTGCCGCTGGCCGAGGCCTATCTGCGCGTGATCTTCCTGGCGATCCCGCTGCTGTATCTGTTTGCCTTCGTCTCGGCGGTGATGCGCGGCGCGGGCGACACGCGCACGCCCTTCTATTTCCTGCTGCTGGTGGTGCTGCTCGACACCGCGTTCAACCCGCTGTTCATCTTCGGCTGGGGGCCGGTGCCGCGCATGGGCATCAGCGGCTCGGCCATGGCGACGCTGGTGGCGCATACCATCGGCTTCGCCGCCCTGCTGGGCTGGCTGCGCTGGCGCGACCATCCGCTGTGGATCGGCTCGGACGAGCTGCGGCTGTTCAAGCCCGACCTGCAGCTGCTGCGCGCGCTGGTCATGAAGGGCCTGCCGATGGGCGCGCAGATGGTGATGATCTCGATGGCCATGCTGATGCTGATGGGCATGGTCAACAGCCATGGCGTGCAGCTGTCGTCGGCCTATGGCGCCGCGCTGCAGCTGTGGACCTATGTGCAGATGCCGGCCATGGCCATCGGCGCGGCCTGCTCCTCGATTGCCGCGCAGAACGTGGGCGCGAAGCTGTGGGCGCGGGTGGACGCCACGGCGCGCGCGGGCGTGATCTGCAATGTGCTGATGACCGGCGCGCTGATCCTGGCGGCGGTGGCCGCGGACCGGTATGTGCTGGCCATGTTCCTGCCCGAAGGCAGCGCGGCGCTGGAGACCGCGCGCCACCTCAACCACATCGCGATCGGTTCCTTCCTGTTCTTCGGCGTGACCTTCGTGCTCTCGGGCGTGGTACGCTCCACCGGCGCCGTGGTGGCGCCGCTGGTGATCCTGGCGATCGCGCTGTGGGGCGTGCGCCTGCCCGTGGCGCAGTGGCTGCAGCCGCTGTGGGGCGTGGACGCGATCTGGTGGAGCTTCCCGATCAGCGCCGCCTGCGCCATGCTGCTGTCGATGGGCTACTACCGCTGGGGCGGCTGGCGCCAGGCGCGCATGATCGAGCCGGTCGAGGAGCAGCTGGCCACGCCCGCAGAGGTCGCCGCGCTGCCACCCTCGCCGGTGTGCTGCCAGTCGCTGGCGCCCGAGCCGGCGCCCGAACTGCCGCGCGGGCTGGCACCGGCGCGCTAG